One segment of Niabella beijingensis DNA contains the following:
- a CDS encoding RagB/SusD family nutrient uptake outer membrane protein, translating into MNRNFKYNHLFIFFIVLFALSSCSKLLEEHAKTPAVENFYNTQAEVEAAIAAIYRPLRIDAFPNYFATLECQSDYSYGRGSWAQMNEFQGFNDANTTRVGSFWVSFYLGIRNANLVIGNVPNGTILSDSDKGRYIGEAKFLRAFIYFQLVRNWGGVVLRTEKNLDVPPVPRSTEAEVYDLILSDLADAETNLPDMPAAAGHPSRWTAKTLLADVYLQQKKYAEAAQKSDEVIQSGKYALVPVTSAAEYITKLFGPEVITSAEDILSLKYMRLAGQGNNMLWITNHPSSGLFPAGGAYAIYSDKTNPVYAGWDAADNRKGLWDNITFGLGANTLVSSKYQDKDAVSKDGAGTDLPVYRYSELLLLYAEAANEASNGPTAAAVDALNQVHRRAYGYDPKAASPVDFKITDYDKTGFLALIMKERGYEFQFEGKRWLELKRTGKAAEIIKAVKNITIAEKNYLWPIPLSEMNYNTALDPVKDQNTGY; encoded by the coding sequence ATGAATCGTAATTTTAAATACAATCACCTGTTCATTTTTTTTATTGTCTTATTCGCATTGTCGTCCTGCAGTAAATTGCTCGAAGAGCATGCCAAAACACCGGCGGTCGAAAATTTCTACAATACCCAGGCCGAAGTAGAGGCTGCCATAGCGGCTATTTATCGCCCACTCCGGATCGATGCGTTTCCCAATTATTTTGCAACACTCGAGTGTCAGTCCGATTACAGTTACGGCCGGGGAAGCTGGGCACAGATGAACGAGTTCCAGGGCTTTAATGATGCAAATACTACACGGGTCGGAAGCTTCTGGGTAAGTTTTTATCTCGGTATCCGGAATGCCAACCTGGTGATCGGTAATGTTCCCAACGGTACGATACTTAGTGATTCCGACAAGGGCCGGTATATTGGCGAAGCAAAATTTTTAAGAGCGTTTATCTACTTCCAGCTGGTAAGGAACTGGGGCGGTGTGGTACTGCGGACGGAAAAGAACCTGGATGTTCCGCCAGTGCCCAGGAGTACCGAGGCCGAAGTATATGATCTTATCCTGAGTGATCTGGCCGACGCGGAGACCAACCTGCCGGATATGCCGGCAGCTGCAGGGCATCCCTCCAGATGGACTGCGAAAACACTCCTGGCGGATGTATACCTGCAACAGAAAAAATATGCGGAAGCAGCACAAAAATCAGATGAAGTGATCCAGTCCGGTAAGTACGCACTGGTACCCGTAACCAGCGCTGCCGAATACATCACCAAATTATTCGGACCGGAGGTGATCACCTCTGCAGAAGATATACTATCGCTGAAATACATGCGGCTTGCCGGGCAGGGCAATAACATGCTCTGGATCACAAATCATCCCAGCTCCGGCCTGTTTCCGGCCGGCGGCGCTTATGCGATCTATAGTGATAAAACCAACCCCGTATATGCGGGCTGGGATGCTGCTGATAACCGCAAGGGGTTATGGGATAATATTACTTTCGGTCTGGGGGCTAACACCCTGGTCAGCTCCAAGTACCAGGACAAAGACGCTGTAAGCAAGGACGGTGCGGGTACCGACCTGCCGGTATACCGGTATTCGGAATTGTTGCTGCTCTACGCAGAAGCCGCTAATGAAGCCAGCAACGGGCCTACAGCTGCTGCTGTTGACGCCCTGAACCAGGTACACCGCAGGGCCTACGGATATGACCCCAAAGCGGCCTCCCCGGTCGATTTTAAAATAACGGATTACGACAAGACGGGTTTTCTGGCGCTGATCATGAAAGAGCGGGGATATGAATTCCAGTTTGAAGGAAAGCGCTGGCTGGAACTGAAACGGACCGGCAAGGCAGCCGAAATCATTAAGGCGGTAAAAAATATTACGATCGCAGAAAAAAATTATCTCTGGCCGATCCCTTTGTCAGAGATGAACTACAATACCGCGCTCGA